The Mycolicibacterium monacense genome contains the following window.
TCCCGGCAGGCCTCGATGACACGCTCGGCCATCCCCGCCTCGGCCTTCTTCAGATAGCTGCGCGGGTCGTAGACCTTCTTGTTGCCCACTTCGCCGTCGATCTTGAGCACACCGTCGTAGTTGGTGAACATGTGCGCGGCGATCGGGCGGGTGAACGCGTACTGGGTGTCGGTGTCGACGTTCATCTTGACCACGCCGTAGCGCAGGGAGTCCTCGATCTCCGACTTCAGCGACCCCGAGCCGCCGTGGAACACGAAGTCGAAAGGCTGTGCGTCCGAATCCAATCCGAGCTTCGCGGCGGCCACCTTCTGGCCCTCCGCCAACACCTCGGGCTTGAGTTTGACGTTGCCGGGTTTGTACACGCCGTGCACGTTGCCGAACGTCGCGGCCAGCAGGTACCGGCCGTGCTCCCCCGCGCCGAGGGCGTCGATGGTCTTCTCGAAGTCCTCCGAGGTGGTGTAGAGCTTGTCGTTGATCTCGGCCTCGACACCGTCCTCTTCGCCGCCGACCACGCCGATCTCGACCTCCAGCACGATCTTGGCGGCGGCGGCCTGTTTGAGCAGCTCCTGTGCGATCGTCAGGTTCTCGTCGATCGGCACGGCCGACCCGTCCCACATGTGCGACTGGAACAGGGGGTTGCCGCCGGCGGCGACACGGTCGGCCGAGATGGCCAGCAGTGGGCGGACGTAGGTGTCGAGTTTGTCCTTCGGACAGTGGTCGGTGTGCAGGGCGACGGTGATCGGGTACTTCTCGGCGATCACGTGCGCGAACTCGGCCAGCGCGACGGCGCCGGTCACCATCTCCTTCACCCCCAGGCCGGACGCGAATTCCGCTCCACCGGTGGAGAATTGGATGATTCCGTCGCTACCGGCGTCGGCGAATCCCTTGATCGCGGCGTTGACGGTCTCCGACGACGTGCAGTTGATGGCGGGGAACGCGAACGAGTGCTTCTTGGCGCGGTCGAGCATCTCGGCGTAGACCTCGGGTGTGGCGATCGGCATACGACGAAGTATCCCCCTATCGGGGCGTGATCACATGGTGAGAACCATGCGATAGCGGGCCCGGCCCTCGTCCATCGCGGCGTAGGCCTCGGCGGCCTCGGCGAGCGGCTTCTCCTCGACCCGCGCGCGCACGCCGGAGAGCACCGCGAAGTGCATGGTCTCCTCGACGTCGCGTGCGGTGCCCGACGGGTGGCCGGTCACCGACAGACCCGAGTTGATCAGATCGAGCGGGCTGATCGGCAGCTGTTCGGGGGTGACGCCCACGACGATCAGCTCCCCCTGCGGGCCCAGCCCGCCGACCGTCTGACCCATCGCGGCCGAACTGGCCGCGGTCGCGAGCACCACGGCGGCGCCGCCCAGCTTCTGCAACGCCGCGGCGACGTCCCCGGCGGTCGAGTCGATGTAGTGGTGGGCGCCCAGCGCCCGGGCGTCGTCCTCCTTGGCGGCCCCGCGGGCGATCGCGACGGTCTCGAAACCCATCGCCCGCGCGAACTGCACCCCGAGGTGGCCGAGCCCGCCGATGCCGAGGACGGCCACCAGGTCGCCGGCGCGGGCCCTGGTCTGGCGCAGCCCGTTGAACGTGGTGACACCCGCACATCCCATCGGCGCCGCCTCGACGAACGACAACCCGTCGGGGATGCGCGCCGGCGCCTTTGCGGGCACGACGACCGATTCGGCGTAGCCACCGGGGTAATGCCAACTCGGCACCTGCATGTTGACGCACTGCATGAACAGACCCCGGCGGCACGGGATGCACTTGTTGCAGTTGCCGCCGAACCAGCCGACGGCCACCCGGTCGCCGACGGCGAACTCGTCGACCCCGTCGCCCAGCTCGGCGACGGTGCCGGCGATCTCGTGACCGAGCGTGATCGGCCAGCTCAGGCCGGGGAAGTTACCGTTGACGAACCCGTGGTCGGTACCGCACACGCCGCAGGCGGCGACGTCGATGCGCAGGTGGCCGGGCGGCGGAGACGGTGTTTCGACGTCCGCGAGGGTCAACGGTTCTCCCGCGGCGGCTACGTGGACGGCTTTGTGAGTGGCCATGTTTTGGACCTTAATGACGAGAACACGGCGCCGCCGCCCGAATGCGCACCGGCTAGCTGCAATTTTCGGCCGGTATCTTGGGTACCCATGACGACCACCCATCTGGCCCTCATGCCCGATTTCCTGGATCCGCTGGTTTTGCTCGGCTATTTCGGCGGCTGGGCGCTGGTGGGCCTGCTGGTCGTGATCTTCGTCGAATCCGGCGTGCTGTTCCCCGTCCTGCCCGGTGACTCGCTGCTGTTCGTGGCGGGCATGTTGGCCGCAGGGACGGCGGCCGTGGCCGAGAGCGGCGGTGAGCCGATCAACTTCCACCTGTGGCAGTTGCTGGTGTTCATCCCCATCGCGGCGATCCTGGGCGGGCAGGTCGGGTACTGGATCGGCCGCAGTGTCGGCACCGCGATGTTCAAACCGAACGCCCGCATCCTCAAACAGCGCTACCTCGAGGAGGCGCACCTGTTCTTCGAGGAACGCGGACCGTTCGCGATCGTCATCGCGCGGTTCGTGCCCATCGTCCGCACGCTGGCGCCGCTGACCGCGGGCGCCGCCCGGATGAGCTACCCGGTGTTCGCGCTGTTCAACATCCTCGGCGCGGTGGTCTGGGGGGTGGGGCTGACGCTGCTCGGCTACTGGCTCGGCAGGTTCGAGATGGTGCAGAAACTCCTCGAGCCGATCGTCATCGCGATCGTGATCGTCTCCGTCGCCCCGATGCTGCTCGAGTGGTACAAGCGCCGCAAGGCCGCCAAGCGCGCCGGGATCGCCGCGCCGCCGATCGAGCCGGCCTAGCTGGCCAGCTCGGTCAGGATCGTCGCCGTCGGCTTCTCGGCGGCGTGGCGGTAGCCGGTGCCGGCCCACAGGTGGACCAGGTCGGCGTCGCCGCCGGCCGCCGCCGCCTTGCGCAGCGGACTCGTCAGGTGGTGGACGGCGGGATACCCCAGCGGCGCGTCCGCCTCGAACCGGTCGATGAACCGGTTACGCAGGCCGCGCGCCGGGCGCCCGGTGAACGCGCGGGTGATGACGGTCTCGGTGCGCGTCGGATCGGCCAGCGCCGCCCTGTGAGTCGCCGAGGCGCCGCTCTCGTCGGCCCGCAGCAGCACCGTGCCGACCGCCGCGGCGGCGGCCCCGGCATGCAGGACCGCGGTCACGTCGGCGGGGGTGGCCAGTCCCCCGGCCGCGATGACGGGCAGGCCGACCCGGGTGACCACCGCCCGCACCAGCTCTGTCAGCACGACCGGCGCATCCATCCGGTCGGGGGTGAAGGTGCCGGAGTGGCCGCCGGCGACCGACGCCTGCACGGCGAGCATGTCGACGCCCGCAGCGGCGGCCGCCTCGGCCTCCTGCGGTGAGGTGACGGTCTGCACCACGGTCGTGCCCGCCTTCTGCAGAGCGCGAATGACGTCGCTCGCCGGGAGCCCGAAGGTGAAGCTCACGATCGGCACCGGGTCGGCGCGCAGCAGATCGACCTTCGCGCCGAACGCGTCGTCGTCATCGATCGGATCCGGGGGCAGGGTGAGCCCGAACCGGTCGGCCTCGGGCTGGATGAGCGCTGCGTAGCGGCGGTAGGCCGCGATGTCAATGGGGACCGGGTTCGGCGCGAAGACGTTGACGCCGAACGGGATCGACGCGGCGCGCACCGTCGCGATCTCGGCCTGCAGGGCGTCGGGAGTCTTGTACCCTGCCGCGAGCAGTCCCAGGCTGCCGGCCCGGGCGGCGGCGACCACCATGTCGGTGGTGGTGGCACCGCCCGCCATCGGTGCGGCGATAACCGGAAGTCGGACGCCCAGGGCGCTCAGTGGTGATGTCATCGATGCTCCTCGCCTGTGATGGTGCCACGGGGAATGTCGTCAGCGCGATCGGCGTTCCCCCGGAAGTCCGAACTGGAGGAGGCGCCATGAACACCGAAAACGTCGTAGCCCTGGTGAGCGGGGCAAATCGCGGACTGGGTCGGCACTTCGCCGAACAACTCATCGCCCGGGGCGCCAAGGTCTACGCGGGCGCCCGTAAACCCGAGACCGTCGACCTGCCCGGCGCGATACCGGTGCAACTCGACATCACCGATCCCGAATCCATCAGGCGCGCTGCGGAGTTCGCAGCCGATGTCAACGTCGTCATCAACAACGCCGGCGTCTCGACGCAATCCACTCTGCTCGACGGATCACTCGACGACATCCGGCTGGAGATGGAGACGCACTACTTCGGCACGCTGCAGGTGCTCCGGGCGTTCGCCCCGATCATCGAACGTAACGGCGGAGGGGCCGTCCTCAACGTGCTGTCGGTGTTGTCGTGGTTCCATCCGCCGACCAGCGGTGCCTACTCGGCCGCGAAGGCCGCGGCCTGGGCGCTGACCGACGCGGTGCGAACAGAGTTGGCGCCAAAGGGAATTCACGTCGCCGCACTGCACGTCGGCTACATGGACACCGATATGGTCAGCTACATCCCCGCCGACCAGAAGTCCCACCCGGGTGCCATAGCGGAACTCGCGCTCGACGGTCTGTTCGCCGGTGAGAACGAGATCCTCGGCGACGCGTTGACCCGCGACGTGAAGGCGGCGCTGTCGGGGGCGCCGCGTCAGCGGTAGCAGTATGAGTCCGACGAAGCGTCGCCACCCTGCAGCCGGATCTGATGCACCCGCAGGCCGCGGAATTCCTCGCCGTGCGGGAAGAAGCTCTCGTCGATACTCATCCCGCCGTCGGGATCCGCGTCGAGTTTGACCATCCACGCGCCCACACCGTCGGGGTAGAACTGGTCGTCCCACGCCCCGTACAGCGAGTTGGTGAAGTACACCCGCTTCCCGTCGCGACTGACTTCGACCATCTGCGGTCCGCCGGCCAGCGGCGTATCGGGCATCGCCGGGTGCGGTGCGCGGTCGACGATGCCGCCGAGCCGCACCGAACCCACCTGCTTCGGGTTCGCGGGGTCCGACACGTCGAACTGTTTCAATTCCCCGGTGCCCCAGCATGATACGTACAGGAACCGGTCGTCGACCGACAGGTCGATGTCGCTGATGAGCGGTGGCACCGCGGCGAACGGCTTGAGCGCGGGTGGCAGGAGGTCGGGGTCGGCGGGCTCGGCGGGCACGGTGATGACCTTCTCGGCCTTCCACTCGTCCCCGTCGCGGAACCAGCGCCAGACCGAGCCGGACAAATCGTCGGTCGATATGACCACGCCGACGAAGCCCCAGGTCGCCTCGGGATCGTGCGACGGGCGCACCTCCAACACCATCTGGTGCTGGGCGCCCAGGTCGAGGCGCTGCCTGTGTTCACCCTTGGCGAGGTCCCAGAAGTGGATGGCGTGGCCGTACTTCTGGCCGAGCAACAATTCCGGCACGATGCCGTTCTCGATCATCGAGGGGCTGCCCCACTCGCTCGAGATCAGCACGTTCTGATTGAGATGCCACCAGGCGTCGTAGTGGAAGTGCTGCGGTCCGCGGTCGGTCTCCCACGCCCGCAGCACGTCGAATGTCGCGTGGTCGAGCAGAGCGATCCCACCCGGGCCGTCGTCGTCGCCCTCGCGGCCGCCCAGGCAGGTGAGGAAGACGCCGTCGGGGCCGCAGTGCAGGGTGTGCGGACGCGAGTAGCCCGCCGTCTCGGAGAGGGTGCTGGCGTCGATCGTCTTGACCAGCGTCGGGTTGCGCGGGTCGGGCCGGGTGTCGAAGACGTGGACACGCGACGATCGCAGACCCGGCACCAAGAGGTAGCGGCGCTCGAGACCGTGCATGTCGTGGCCCTCGTGTTTGAGGGCGCTGCTGCAGGCATTCCAGCCGAAGTGATGAAGTTCGTCGCCGAGGCCGGGGACCTCGGTCCAGCCGACCACTCGCCCATAGCGTTCGGAGCCCGGCTTCACGTCGACGACGGTCATCGCATCGTGGTCGTGTGCGGCGCGGTCGAAGGCCACCACGTACGCGAGGCGCTCGCCCGGAGCGGCTGCCGCGTCGGCAGCGGTGCGGTAGAAAGTCGGATCGATCGATGGATGAGCCATGTCAGGACCTCCCCAATGGGGTGATCGTAGTCCCGGCCGACACCCGCTGATCCGCGATTGAACCAGCCGACCGGTTTTACCCGTTGAGCCCCAGCGCCGCGGCCAGCTCACGCAGCGCCGGCCGCGGATCGGCCATCGGGTCGTCCCCCAGCACCTGCAGCACCACGTGGTCGGCGCCTGCGTCGAGGTGCGCGGTCACCGAGGCGGCCGCCGCGTCGACCGACCCCATGCCGACGATCCCGCGGGCCAACCGGTCCGAACCGCCGCGCACCAGATCGGATTCGTCGAATCCCTGACGCAGCCACGAGTTCCGGTAGTTCGGCAGTCCGCTGTAGACCTCGAGGTGCTGATGCGCGCGGCGCAACTGGTCGGCGTCGTCGCCGCCGATCGCGACGGCCTGCTCGGAGACGATCCACTTGTCGGGCCCGAGGATGTCCCGCGTGGTGCGGGTCTGCTCGGGTGTGACGAGGTAGGGGTGGGCGCCGTCGGCGTGGGTGCCCGACAGCTCGATCATCTTGGGGCCGAGCGCGGCGAGCAGCCGGGTCGGCCTGGGCGCGCCGGGTTCGATCGCCTCCGACACCGCCGCCATCTTCTCCAGGTAACCGCGCATCGTCGCCAGCGGTTTCGAGTACGTCCCGCCCATCCCGTGCTCGACGAGCGGTGCGTGGCTGACGCCGAGGCCGAGCACGAAGCGGTTCGGGTGCAGCGCGCCCAGCGTGCGCCCGCCGGTCTCCGCAGCCGAGGGCAGCCGGATGTGGATGTTCGCGATGCCGGTGCCGATCACGAGCCGGTCGGTGGCGGACAGGAACGCCGCCGACTGGGTCAGGCACTCCTTGCCCGTCACCTCGGGGATGAACAGCGAGCC
Protein-coding sequences here:
- a CDS encoding nitronate monooxygenase, which produces MTSPLSALGVRLPVIAAPMAGGATTTDMVVAAARAGSLGLLAAGYKTPDALQAEIATVRAASIPFGVNVFAPNPVPIDIAAYRRYAALIQPEADRFGLTLPPDPIDDDDAFGAKVDLLRADPVPIVSFTFGLPASDVIRALQKAGTTVVQTVTSPQEAEAAAAAGVDMLAVQASVAGGHSGTFTPDRMDAPVVLTELVRAVVTRVGLPVIAAGGLATPADVTAVLHAGAAAAAVGTVLLRADESGASATHRAALADPTRTETVITRAFTGRPARGLRNRFIDRFEADAPLGYPAVHHLTSPLRKAAAAGGDADLVHLWAGTGYRHAAEKPTATILTELAS
- a CDS encoding selenium-binding protein SBP56-related protein — its product is MAHPSIDPTFYRTAADAAAAPGERLAYVVAFDRAAHDHDAMTVVDVKPGSERYGRVVGWTEVPGLGDELHHFGWNACSSALKHEGHDMHGLERRYLLVPGLRSSRVHVFDTRPDPRNPTLVKTIDASTLSETAGYSRPHTLHCGPDGVFLTCLGGREGDDDGPGGIALLDHATFDVLRAWETDRGPQHFHYDAWWHLNQNVLISSEWGSPSMIENGIVPELLLGQKYGHAIHFWDLAKGEHRQRLDLGAQHQMVLEVRPSHDPEATWGFVGVVISTDDLSGSVWRWFRDGDEWKAEKVITVPAEPADPDLLPPALKPFAAVPPLISDIDLSVDDRFLYVSCWGTGELKQFDVSDPANPKQVGSVRLGGIVDRAPHPAMPDTPLAGGPQMVEVSRDGKRVYFTNSLYGAWDDQFYPDGVGAWMVKLDADPDGGMSIDESFFPHGEEFRGLRVHQIRLQGGDASSDSYCYR
- a CDS encoding SDR family oxidoreductase; this encodes MNTENVVALVSGANRGLGRHFAEQLIARGAKVYAGARKPETVDLPGAIPVQLDITDPESIRRAAEFAADVNVVINNAGVSTQSTLLDGSLDDIRLEMETHYFGTLQVLRAFAPIIERNGGGAVLNVLSVLSWFHPPTSGAYSAAKAAAWALTDAVRTELAPKGIHVAALHVGYMDTDMVSYIPADQKSHPGAIAELALDGLFAGENEILGDALTRDVKAALSGAPRQR
- a CDS encoding LLM class F420-dependent oxidoreductase, with protein sequence MSESSRPTIEFPARIGVWWASETWSITDAQDVAREIEALGYGSLFIPEVTGKECLTQSAAFLSATDRLVIGTGIANIHIRLPSAAETGGRTLGALHPNRFVLGLGVSHAPLVEHGMGGTYSKPLATMRGYLEKMAAVSEAIEPGAPRPTRLLAALGPKMIELSGTHADGAHPYLVTPEQTRTTRDILGPDKWIVSEQAVAIGGDDADQLRRAHQHLEVYSGLPNYRNSWLRQGFDESDLVRGGSDRLARGIVGMGSVDAAAASVTAHLDAGADHVVLQVLGDDPMADPRPALRELAAALGLNG
- a CDS encoding alcohol dehydrogenase catalytic domain-containing protein; its protein translation is MATHKAVHVAAAGEPLTLADVETPSPPPGHLRIDVAACGVCGTDHGFVNGNFPGLSWPITLGHEIAGTVAELGDGVDEFAVGDRVAVGWFGGNCNKCIPCRRGLFMQCVNMQVPSWHYPGGYAESVVVPAKAPARIPDGLSFVEAAPMGCAGVTTFNGLRQTRARAGDLVAVLGIGGLGHLGVQFARAMGFETVAIARGAAKEDDARALGAHHYIDSTAGDVAAALQKLGGAAVVLATAASSAAMGQTVGGLGPQGELIVVGVTPEQLPISPLDLINSGLSVTGHPSGTARDVEETMHFAVLSGVRARVEEKPLAEAAEAYAAMDEGRARYRMVLTM
- a CDS encoding VTT domain-containing protein, with amino-acid sequence MTTTHLALMPDFLDPLVLLGYFGGWALVGLLVVIFVESGVLFPVLPGDSLLFVAGMLAAGTAAVAESGGEPINFHLWQLLVFIPIAAILGGQVGYWIGRSVGTAMFKPNARILKQRYLEEAHLFFEERGPFAIVIARFVPIVRTLAPLTAGAARMSYPVFALFNILGAVVWGVGLTLLGYWLGRFEMVQKLLEPIVIAIVIVSVAPMLLEWYKRRKAAKRAGIAAPPIEPA
- the fbaA gene encoding class II fructose-bisphosphate aldolase, with product MPIATPEVYAEMLDRAKKHSFAFPAINCTSSETVNAAIKGFADAGSDGIIQFSTGGAEFASGLGVKEMVTGAVALAEFAHVIAEKYPITVALHTDHCPKDKLDTYVRPLLAISADRVAAGGNPLFQSHMWDGSAVPIDENLTIAQELLKQAAAAKIVLEVEIGVVGGEEDGVEAEINDKLYTTSEDFEKTIDALGAGEHGRYLLAATFGNVHGVYKPGNVKLKPEVLAEGQKVAAAKLGLDSDAQPFDFVFHGGSGSLKSEIEDSLRYGVVKMNVDTDTQYAFTRPIAAHMFTNYDGVLKIDGEVGNKKVYDPRSYLKKAEAGMAERVIEACRDLHSEGRSVTAD